The following proteins come from a genomic window of Leptospira bandrabouensis:
- a CDS encoding 1-acyl-sn-glycerol-3-phosphate acyltransferase — MQIAYNDLKHAVLGSGPMGIIMASLLAQKFDPITLWIPDKEFVEVLKKRRQTEIMGKTVDLPDHIDIVSSLDSFGRDDWVFHIAVPSRSFLDSVHSLLDVLEPNNSYVFSFLTKGILDSKNRKKTGFITYSQYLQNYLKERNFSNSSVAVANGPSLLGEILEEKFSFFNIGSYEKETSEFLAEVLTSNFINTSVTDDVVGMEIVGVAKNPMAIASGIVSLLPRYGANLLGEILSVGFQEVRDLAMRYGARPDTVMGRSGLADFITTATSNKSRNRGFGQKIVGELLSGGEKLSIKDRIEIFFAPRSFIERESTKWHDNVEGTYALSILIELANEIRLPFTLHRTLFDVLTRKQPPDALIDLICGKKTESKNIPLVVQKKVGLNLTSGIDFQNLLVDRIIKHISNVPGTVGRVKKQSSAVIESTQKRLTKATRKKQKLDEVKFASELEIWQRFQNCQKDEENALVKELVRFYVTEIADNYSPTVRESILRFVAPIRLFSGGFLKGSMIPHIGGKTEVVKALSSKYNLLYAPTHRSHLDSVEVAYSLFHLGLPVPRYAAGINLMSNPFWEWMLKSLGAYAVDRERTRNSLYLECLTLYSQVMLEQGIPSLVYPEGTRSRTGGIVPVKTGLLTTAVNAFRSSGTEIVIVPISVSYETVPEDNQFCNIPEELGMAGFLAKRSNVYVEFCDPIPISEYAHTEDPTLELSYRITKGWKQYHKILPNQIVAKILVENDFSVELTQSKMLVEDFISRHNGNYLIKDADEVWEKGKKILEKRKMIEESNRVVHSKNDALLSYYASMIPEDEDKKY, encoded by the coding sequence ATGCAAATAGCCTATAACGACTTAAAACATGCAGTTCTCGGAAGTGGCCCAATGGGTATTATTATGGCTTCCTTACTGGCACAAAAGTTTGATCCTATCACTCTCTGGATTCCAGACAAAGAATTTGTAGAGGTTCTAAAGAAACGCCGTCAAACAGAGATTATGGGAAAAACAGTAGATCTTCCCGATCATATTGATATTGTTTCCAGTTTAGATTCTTTTGGAAGAGATGACTGGGTTTTCCATATTGCCGTCCCTTCCCGGTCTTTTTTAGATAGTGTCCATTCCCTTTTGGATGTTTTAGAACCAAACAATAGCTATGTGTTTTCATTTTTAACCAAAGGTATATTGGATTCCAAAAATAGAAAAAAAACAGGATTCATTACTTATTCGCAATATTTACAAAACTATCTAAAAGAAAGAAATTTTTCGAATTCATCCGTTGCCGTAGCCAATGGCCCTTCCCTCCTTGGAGAAATTTTAGAAGAAAAATTTAGTTTTTTTAACATTGGATCTTACGAAAAAGAAACATCGGAGTTTCTTGCCGAAGTCCTCACTTCAAATTTTATCAATACATCAGTTACCGATGATGTTGTAGGAATGGAAATTGTTGGTGTTGCTAAAAACCCAATGGCCATTGCTAGCGGCATTGTTTCTCTCCTCCCTCGTTATGGTGCAAACTTACTTGGAGAAATTTTATCTGTAGGATTTCAGGAAGTGAGAGACCTTGCCATGCGTTATGGTGCAAGACCCGACACAGTGATGGGAAGATCAGGACTTGCCGATTTTATAACAACTGCTACTAGTAATAAAAGTAGAAACCGTGGATTTGGACAAAAGATTGTCGGTGAACTTTTGTCAGGTGGTGAAAAACTAAGTATCAAAGATAGAATTGAGATATTCTTTGCACCAAGATCCTTTATCGAAAGAGAATCTACTAAATGGCATGATAACGTGGAAGGAACTTATGCACTTAGTATTCTGATTGAACTTGCCAATGAAATTCGTCTGCCGTTTACCTTACACAGAACTCTATTTGATGTTCTAACAAGAAAACAACCACCAGATGCTTTAATTGATTTGATTTGCGGTAAAAAAACAGAATCGAAAAACATTCCACTGGTGGTTCAAAAGAAAGTAGGACTTAACTTAACATCTGGAATTGATTTTCAAAATTTGCTTGTAGATCGAATTATCAAACATATCAGCAATGTCCCAGGTACTGTTGGTCGTGTTAAAAAACAATCTTCAGCCGTTATTGAATCTACGCAAAAAAGACTTACCAAAGCCACTCGCAAAAAACAAAAGTTAGATGAGGTTAAGTTTGCATCAGAACTTGAAATTTGGCAGAGATTCCAAAATTGCCAAAAAGATGAAGAAAATGCTCTCGTTAAGGAACTCGTTCGTTTCTATGTCACAGAAATTGCAGATAACTATAGCCCAACCGTAAGAGAATCCATCCTTAGATTTGTTGCTCCAATTCGCCTTTTCTCTGGTGGGTTTCTAAAAGGATCGATGATTCCTCATATCGGTGGAAAAACGGAAGTGGTAAAAGCACTGTCTTCTAAATACAATTTATTGTATGCTCCTACACATAGATCTCATTTAGACTCAGTGGAAGTTGCTTATTCCTTATTTCACTTAGGATTACCTGTTCCTCGTTATGCGGCAGGCATTAATTTGATGTCCAATCCTTTTTGGGAATGGATGTTAAAGTCACTTGGTGCCTATGCAGTCGATCGTGAACGAACACGAAACAGTTTGTATTTGGAATGTCTTACTCTGTATTCACAGGTGATGTTAGAACAAGGAATTCCATCTCTTGTTTATCCAGAAGGAACTCGTTCGAGGACAGGAGGAATTGTTCCTGTTAAAACGGGATTACTCACAACTGCTGTGAATGCATTCCGTAGTTCAGGAACAGAGATAGTCATCGTACCAATTTCTGTATCCTATGAAACTGTTCCGGAAGATAACCAGTTTTGCAATATTCCAGAAGAGTTGGGTATGGCGGGATTTCTTGCTAAACGTTCCAATGTATATGTAGAGTTTTGTGATCCAATTCCGATCTCTGAATATGCACATACAGAAGATCCAACATTGGAACTTAGTTACCGCATTACAAAAGGTTGGAAACAGTATCATAAAATTTTACCAAATCAAATAGTTGCAAAAATTTTGGTAGAGAATGATTTTTCTGTCGAACTAACACAAAGTAAAATGTTAGTCGAAGATTTTATTTCTCGCCATAATGGGAATTATCTCATCAAAGATGCCGATGAAGTTTGGGAAAAAGGTAAAAAGATTTTGGAAAAACGAAAGATGATTGAGGAATCCAATCGAGTCGTACATTCCAAAAATGATGCGTTACTTTCATACTATGCAAGTATGATCCCAGAAGATGAAGACAAAAAATACTAA
- a CDS encoding DUF4442 domain-containing protein produces MKKITSWKKRFKIWLYNFYPPYVGAGIRIKEIAPDFSYFRSEMNLRFYNKNYVGVHFGGSLYSMCDPFFMLILLERLGSDYIVWDKAGNMIFVKPGMGKVIAEFRIPDSEIKRIKEEIEVKKKGDYLFTTDVKNEAGETIAKLEKTVYIRKRGKLPVQNG; encoded by the coding sequence TTGAAAAAAATTACATCTTGGAAAAAAAGATTCAAAATTTGGTTATATAACTTTTACCCACCTTACGTAGGAGCTGGGATTCGCATTAAAGAAATTGCTCCAGACTTTTCCTATTTTCGTTCAGAAATGAACTTGCGTTTCTATAACAAGAATTATGTGGGAGTTCATTTTGGTGGATCCTTATATTCCATGTGTGATCCATTTTTTATGTTAATCCTTTTAGAACGATTAGGATCGGACTATATTGTTTGGGACAAAGCTGGAAATATGATTTTTGTCAAACCAGGAATGGGGAAGGTGATCGCCGAATTTCGAATCCCTGATTCAGAGATAAAAAGGATTAAAGAGGAAATCGAAGTTAAGAAAAAAGGGGATTATCTTTTTACCACGGATGTAAAGAACGAAGCGGGAGAGACCATTGCAAAACTAGAAAAGACAGTTTATATTCGCAAACGGGGAAAACTCCCCGTTCAAAATGGATAA
- a CDS encoding DMT family transporter yields MNLKFLLLLILAMVSWGISWPIGKMIAGTVPVSVLVFWRFLATFLSVIPLLVVMKIPFKLKTGKDYWNVLVGGIIYTFYNQFFFLGLKNGLPGAGGVLVTTLNPIVTFFIVVLVQKKRISKRQVIGLFFGFIGGLVILQVWKISIDYLLLSGNLFFLLCSFVWATLSLNSQSTGKSMSPVTYSFYVYAVGSIIELLFCFNDPSFWKVWEEGFSFWASIFYLTVISTTFGTTVYFYAATRLGSEIASSFIFIVPLSAYLSSYLILNEVIQIPVIIGGALAILAVYLINSKQKRKEPNL; encoded by the coding sequence TTGAACCTAAAATTTTTACTTTTACTCATCCTCGCGATGGTCTCTTGGGGAATCTCTTGGCCCATCGGTAAAATGATCGCAGGAACGGTTCCAGTTTCGGTCTTAGTATTTTGGCGATTCCTTGCTACTTTTCTTTCTGTGATTCCTCTCCTTGTTGTGATGAAAATTCCCTTTAAACTCAAAACTGGAAAGGATTATTGGAATGTTCTTGTTGGCGGTATCATTTATACTTTTTACAATCAGTTCTTTTTTCTGGGTTTAAAAAATGGCCTTCCGGGAGCAGGAGGAGTCCTTGTCACTACCCTCAACCCTATTGTAACTTTTTTCATTGTTGTGCTTGTACAAAAAAAACGAATTTCTAAACGCCAAGTCATTGGATTGTTTTTTGGATTTATTGGTGGACTTGTAATTTTACAAGTCTGGAAGATAAGTATCGATTATTTATTGTTATCTGGTAATTTATTCTTTTTGTTATGTTCTTTTGTTTGGGCAACACTTTCTCTCAATAGCCAGTCCACCGGAAAATCGATGTCTCCGGTGACTTATAGTTTTTATGTTTATGCTGTGGGATCTATCATTGAACTTCTATTTTGTTTTAATGATCCGAGTTTTTGGAAAGTATGGGAGGAAGGGTTTTCCTTCTGGGCTTCCATTTTTTATTTAACTGTGATCTCTACTACCTTTGGAACCACTGTTTATTTTTATGCAGCAACTAGACTTGGTTCCGAAATTGCGAGTAGTTTTATCTTTATTGTCCCTCTTTCTGCCTATTTGAGTAGTTATTTGATTTTGAATGAAGTGATACAAATTCCTGTGATCATCGGGGGAGCCTTGGCCATCCTCGCCGTATATTTAATTAATTCGAAACAAAAGAGAAAGGAACCAAATCTTTGA
- a CDS encoding AEC family transporter, with translation MENFLLLGICFGLGLFFRRLPQFPESTPKVLNGFILFISLPSLVLYHVHELKVDVTSLLPSSMPWVVFGIAVVFFLGLYKLKFLKFHTAVCLVLTAGLGNTSFVGFPLLETYLGKESLGYGILADQLGTFMVLSFPGIILASIAMDGKWDLTTLVKRVLGFAPIYALFIAILTRQFPYPDAFKLVLLRLGDTLTPLALVSVGFMLDMRTIAGHGKVLALGLGFKLILAPIIVYWIYSPLKEDTLLFQTIVLESAMAPMVTSTVITIEKNISPHLASLMLGIGIPISFGTTYVLNFLLKGNYI, from the coding sequence ATGGAAAATTTTTTACTGTTAGGAATTTGTTTTGGATTGGGGTTGTTTTTCCGAAGACTTCCTCAGTTTCCTGAATCCACGCCCAAGGTTTTAAACGGGTTTATCCTTTTTATTTCTTTACCTTCTCTTGTTTTGTATCATGTCCATGAACTAAAAGTAGATGTTACTTCTCTTTTGCCTTCTTCTATGCCTTGGGTGGTTTTTGGGATAGCGGTTGTTTTTTTTCTTGGATTGTACAAACTAAAGTTTTTAAAGTTTCATACTGCAGTCTGTTTGGTGTTAACTGCTGGGCTTGGAAATACATCCTTTGTGGGTTTTCCATTACTTGAAACATATTTAGGCAAAGAATCTTTAGGTTACGGAATTTTGGCAGACCAATTGGGAACCTTTATGGTTCTCAGTTTTCCTGGAATCATTTTGGCTTCGATTGCTATGGATGGAAAATGGGACTTAACCACTCTCGTGAAAAGAGTATTGGGATTTGCTCCTATTTATGCTTTGTTTATTGCTATTCTCACCAGGCAATTTCCTTATCCGGATGCGTTTAAGCTTGTTTTACTTCGATTAGGTGATACTCTCACTCCTCTTGCTTTGGTTTCCGTTGGTTTTATGTTGGATATGCGGACCATTGCAGGCCATGGTAAGGTATTGGCTTTAGGTCTTGGGTTTAAACTTATTCTCGCACCAATCATCGTGTATTGGATTTATTCTCCATTAAAAGAGGATACATTACTTTTCCAAACGATAGTTTTGGAATCGGCAATGGCTCCAATGGTCACTTCTACAGTGATCACAATTGAAAAAAATATTTCACCTCATTTAGCAAGCCTTATGTTGGGAATTGGAATTCCTATTTCCTTTGGCACCACATACGTTCTTAACTTTTTGTTGAAAGGAAACTACATTTGA
- a CDS encoding molecular chaperone DnaJ, whose protein sequence is MVQRVEAKKSKQILHDVIFELQNVSESMLWFLSYDRLSELLEIRKEECLRKVYQFKSTKPQMALSGGFHEVDGDLLIDFLAWSLELDEVAEEFLKGGIFFSERPLYELRESYKTLIQKTVANHKLDTELLLLLTAATVDYDDAVDSYLMDKFEIDFFVRRTIHQFLEKFEIHPEYGAEEFLYEYLKSLIPTKILNFRDITREFRDRTYYELYGRFRETKKKKKKVVKTVSTELKDLLAFFDLEPGASITDVKKKFKELLKKYHPDINKKGEEMTKRIILKYNRLVELIGN, encoded by the coding sequence ATGGTCCAAAGAGTAGAAGCAAAAAAATCCAAACAAATTTTGCACGATGTGATCTTCGAGTTGCAGAACGTTTCTGAATCCATGTTGTGGTTTTTATCCTACGACCGTCTTTCTGAACTTTTAGAAATCAGAAAGGAAGAATGCCTCCGCAAAGTCTATCAATTCAAATCTACAAAACCCCAAATGGCTCTATCCGGCGGATTTCATGAAGTGGATGGAGACCTCCTTATCGATTTTCTTGCTTGGAGTTTGGAATTGGATGAAGTGGCTGAAGAATTTCTGAAAGGGGGAATTTTTTTTAGTGAACGTCCGTTATATGAACTTCGCGAATCTTATAAAACTCTCATTCAAAAAACAGTTGCGAACCATAAATTAGACACGGAACTATTATTACTTCTAACTGCAGCCACTGTGGATTATGATGATGCTGTTGATTCCTATTTGATGGATAAATTCGAAATCGATTTTTTTGTCAGACGTACCATCCACCAATTTTTAGAAAAATTCGAAATCCATCCTGAATACGGAGCCGAAGAATTTTTATACGAATATTTAAAAAGTTTAATCCCCACAAAAATTCTAAATTTCCGAGACATCACTCGTGAATTTAGAGACAGAACCTATTACGAGTTATATGGTAGATTTAGAGAAACAAAAAAGAAAAAGAAGAAAGTTGTAAAAACGGTTTCTACCGAACTCAAAGATCTATTGGCTTTTTTTGATTTAGAACCTGGTGCTTCCATTACCGATGTTAAAAAGAAATTCAAAGAACTCTTAAAAAAATATCACCCCGATATCAATAAAAAAGGAGAAGAGATGACCAAACGAATTATCTTAAAATACAATCGTTTGGTTGAACTAATAGGAAATTAA
- a CDS encoding YceI family protein — MKKILICFVILFFGANIFAAEVTKKKIEFYVEHTTKNVTGVCNEIQMDQPNIQTSGKGYSLKSPFEIKIPLLKISSGDANRDSHIQEILGYPDTPNIIVKIESVQPGKEQTYIVKGKLTIHGNTKDFSSEAVVKEENSTSIQVEGFVLVKFSEYELENPSLLFMKAKDEIRVKYQFEIQMK, encoded by the coding sequence ATGAAAAAGATATTAATTTGTTTTGTGATTTTATTCTTTGGAGCAAATATTTTTGCAGCAGAAGTGACAAAAAAGAAAATAGAGTTTTATGTAGAACATACTACAAAAAATGTAACGGGTGTTTGTAATGAAATTCAAATGGACCAACCTAACATCCAAACTTCGGGAAAAGGTTATAGTTTAAAATCTCCTTTTGAAATCAAAATCCCACTTCTGAAGATTTCATCTGGTGATGCAAATCGAGACTCCCATATTCAGGAAATTTTAGGATATCCTGATACTCCAAACATAATCGTAAAAATTGAATCAGTGCAACCAGGAAAGGAACAAACTTACATAGTGAAAGGTAAATTAACCATTCACGGAAATACTAAAGATTTTTCCTCCGAGGCAGTGGTAAAAGAGGAGAACTCCACATCCATTCAGGTAGAAGGATTTGTTTTGGTTAAATTTTCCGAATATGAATTAGAAAATCCATCCCTACTTTTTATGAAGGCAAAAGATGAGATTCGTGTTAAATATCAGTTTGAGATTCAGATGAAATAA
- a CDS encoding SanA/YdcF family protein, giving the protein MTNRATYINKTLQFLSRVKWKSLFLGFALILGILVFVALATNLRFWYIYQTSIHSDQPMEIPEAEVAIVPGAAVYGKTPSPILMDRLVCGLNLYNSGRVKKILLSGDNGQSDYNELRPMLEYMLNHKVKPDDIFVDHAGFRTLDTLIRAKEVFLVKNAIFVSQSFFLPRAIYLGKELELELYGYECNLRTYKKETYYSFREFSARILAWWDIQWDTPPKYLGKPYPIQGSGISTWKGSIPVSSPK; this is encoded by the coding sequence ATGACGAACCGTGCGACCTACATAAATAAGACGCTCCAATTCCTCTCAAGGGTCAAGTGGAAATCCCTATTTCTTGGGTTTGCTTTGATTTTGGGAATTCTGGTTTTTGTCGCATTGGCAACGAATTTGCGGTTTTGGTATATTTACCAAACCTCAATCCATTCAGACCAACCGATGGAAATCCCTGAAGCCGAAGTGGCCATTGTTCCTGGTGCCGCTGTTTATGGAAAAACTCCCTCACCGATTCTTATGGACCGGCTTGTTTGTGGATTGAATTTATATAACTCAGGTCGTGTCAAAAAAATCTTACTTTCAGGGGATAACGGACAATCGGATTACAACGAACTTCGACCTATGTTGGAGTATATGTTAAACCACAAAGTAAAACCTGATGATATTTTTGTGGACCATGCAGGTTTTCGAACCCTAGATACCTTGATCCGTGCCAAAGAAGTTTTTCTCGTAAAGAATGCGATTTTCGTGAGCCAATCTTTCTTTTTGCCCAGAGCCATTTATTTGGGTAAAGAGTTAGAATTAGAGTTATACGGTTATGAATGTAATTTAAGAACTTATAAAAAAGAAACTTATTATTCGTTTCGCGAGTTTTCAGCAAGAATCCTTGCATGGTGGGACATCCAGTGGGACACTCCGCCAAAATATTTAGGTAAACCCTATCCCATCCAAGGAAGTGGCATTTCTACCTGGAAAGGTTCGATTCCGGTATCTTCACCTAAGTAA
- a CDS encoding M23 family metallopeptidase, with amino-acid sequence MKKKIKEITSVFSQDNPKIKKQIDKVKEKGHQRMTILVIPHGYDSSFHFQISHFTILFFLALTVGLLSLAIFGIVRSSNTQTQINQLSKIYGTYFDTYIAHANQLEEMKEEYSKLNENMLELFTLIDGQDDELLKIPTEDWIETSAVESLQKEEKEDKQLDVGRKYLSEIYDFRQLKHRMDNYQRLVEANYQFLFQRSDILSRTPLFNPMYSYNLTSPFGMRKSPTTGYWEYHDGLDMANATGTPIYASAPGRVVRVTYSNVGYGHHVIIQHDFGFSTLYGHCSRIYVRTGQEVKAGEQIAEVGATGNVTGPHLHYEIFISEEGKTDPEQYMQAGVY; translated from the coding sequence ATGAAGAAAAAAATTAAAGAGATTACGTCTGTTTTTTCACAGGACAATCCGAAAATCAAGAAACAGATTGATAAGGTGAAAGAAAAAGGTCACCAACGGATGACCATTCTTGTCATTCCTCACGGATACGATAGTTCTTTCCACTTTCAAATTTCTCATTTTACCATTTTATTTTTTTTGGCTTTGACAGTCGGACTCCTTAGTCTTGCTATTTTCGGAATCGTTCGTTCCAGTAACACCCAAACTCAAATCAACCAACTCTCCAAAATTTACGGAACTTATTTCGATACATACATTGCCCATGCCAACCAATTGGAGGAAATGAAAGAAGAGTATTCTAAACTGAATGAAAACATGTTAGAACTCTTTACTTTGATTGATGGACAAGATGACGAACTTTTAAAAATACCCACCGAAGATTGGATCGAAACATCAGCAGTGGAATCTCTTCAAAAAGAAGAAAAAGAAGACAAACAATTAGATGTCGGTCGTAAGTACTTAAGCGAGATTTATGACTTCAGGCAACTAAAACATCGGATGGATAATTACCAACGTTTGGTGGAAGCCAATTACCAATTTTTATTCCAACGATCAGACATTTTATCCCGCACTCCTCTCTTTAACCCAATGTATTCTTATAATCTAACCTCTCCCTTTGGAATGAGAAAATCACCTACTACTGGTTATTGGGAATACCACGACGGTTTAGATATGGCAAATGCAACCGGGACTCCCATATATGCTTCTGCACCAGGACGTGTAGTGCGTGTTACTTATTCCAATGTAGGATATGGACATCATGTCATCATCCAACATGACTTCGGCTTTAGTACGTTATATGGTCACTGTTCAAGAATCTATGTAAGGACAGGACAAGAAGTGAAAGCTGGCGAACAAATTGCCGAAGTGGGAGCTACTGGAAATGTGACCGGCCCACATTTACATTATGAAATATTCATATCCGAAGAAGGAAAAACAGATCCAGAACAATATATGCAAGCAGGAGTTTACTGA
- the ligA gene encoding NAD-dependent DNA ligase LigA, whose product MPKKENPAKRVAELRKEIQKHNDLYYKKNTPKISDKEFDLLVKELQSLEKANPDLVVESSPTLQVGSDLSPQFSKFKHKVPVLSLENTYNETELSEWLEKTGSDELYSLEWKIDGASILLYYENGKLTHCVTRGSGGIGDIVTENVKTIESIPQSLSEPLNLSVRGEIFMTFADFEEFNEEYGGKFANPRNLAAGSIKQKDPLEVAKRPLRIYVYDVYFSSSRKGINKHKDIVTLLKKEKFPLAPDSTIIKGKNLIQEIESFRKKKDKMPFPVDGLVIKLDDLNLRESLGETSQSPRWARAFKFDALLKETTIEEIDFAIGRTGKITPRAKVTPISLAGTTVTYATLHNQDYIDQLGAGIGAKVLISKRGEIIPAVEKVTVPPKSVFVLPNECPACKTKLTKVDDSVDFFCTNGNCPERKLNQLIFFCSKKQMNIEGLGERQIQIFFEKGWVKDIPDLYTLNKYKDTILELDGFGEKSVKIIFDAIEKSKEKDFRFTLPSIGLNEVGPKVTEILIENGYDSWDKLLTLAKSKTANEELTSIHGIGPRTIDALLAHLKDKETLKLVNTLIKLGLKFQADETEKSDLQPFVGQSWCVTGSFENFQPRDVAMDLITKHGGKKVSGVSSKTTHLLYGPGAGSKLEKATELGVTLVSESDFLKLLKKEGITWP is encoded by the coding sequence TTGCCTAAGAAAGAAAATCCTGCCAAACGAGTTGCAGAACTTCGCAAAGAGATTCAAAAACACAATGATCTCTATTATAAAAAAAATACTCCTAAAATCTCAGACAAAGAGTTTGATCTTTTAGTCAAAGAGTTACAATCTCTTGAAAAAGCTAACCCCGATTTGGTGGTTGAATCCTCACCAACTTTACAAGTAGGATCTGACCTCTCCCCACAATTTAGCAAATTCAAACACAAAGTCCCTGTTTTATCTTTAGAAAATACCTATAATGAAACAGAACTTTCCGAATGGTTGGAAAAAACTGGCTCCGATGAACTTTATTCCCTTGAATGGAAAATTGACGGCGCCTCCATCTTGTTATATTATGAAAATGGAAAACTCACTCATTGTGTGACGAGGGGTTCTGGCGGAATCGGAGATATTGTTACCGAAAACGTCAAAACCATCGAATCCATACCACAATCACTTTCTGAACCTTTAAACCTATCGGTCCGTGGGGAAATTTTTATGACCTTTGCGGATTTTGAAGAATTCAATGAAGAATATGGCGGTAAGTTTGCCAACCCAAGGAACTTGGCTGCAGGTTCTATCAAACAAAAAGACCCACTTGAGGTCGCCAAACGCCCGTTAAGAATCTACGTATATGATGTATATTTTTCTTCCTCCAGAAAAGGAATTAACAAACATAAAGACATCGTCACTTTATTAAAAAAAGAAAAGTTTCCGTTGGCTCCTGATTCCACAATCATCAAAGGAAAAAATCTAATCCAAGAGATTGAATCATTCCGAAAGAAAAAAGATAAAATGCCTTTTCCTGTGGATGGCCTTGTCATCAAACTCGATGACCTCAACTTACGTGAAAGTTTAGGGGAAACAAGCCAGTCTCCACGTTGGGCCCGTGCATTCAAGTTCGATGCTTTACTCAAAGAAACCACCATTGAAGAAATCGATTTTGCCATTGGTAGAACAGGAAAAATCACACCGCGTGCCAAAGTCACACCTATCTCACTTGCAGGTACAACAGTCACCTACGCCACCTTACACAACCAAGACTATATCGACCAACTTGGTGCAGGAATCGGTGCAAAAGTATTAATCTCCAAACGCGGCGAAATCATACCCGCAGTGGAAAAAGTAACGGTTCCACCCAAATCTGTTTTTGTTTTACCTAATGAATGTCCTGCCTGTAAAACTAAACTAACAAAGGTAGACGATTCTGTTGATTTTTTCTGCACCAATGGTAATTGTCCAGAACGCAAACTAAACCAACTTATATTCTTTTGCTCCAAAAAACAAATGAATATCGAAGGACTCGGGGAAAGACAAATTCAAATTTTCTTTGAAAAAGGTTGGGTCAAAGACATTCCTGATTTATACACATTAAATAAATACAAAGACACCATACTAGAGTTAGATGGATTTGGTGAAAAGTCAGTCAAAATCATCTTTGATGCCATAGAAAAATCGAAAGAAAAAGATTTCAGATTCACTTTACCTTCGATTGGCCTAAACGAAGTTGGACCCAAGGTCACCGAAATTCTCATTGAAAATGGATATGATTCATGGGATAAACTTCTCACTTTAGCCAAATCCAAAACAGCAAATGAGGAACTAACATCAATTCACGGCATTGGCCCACGCACTATCGATGCTTTACTCGCTCACTTAAAAGATAAAGAAACCTTAAAACTAGTAAACACTCTCATTAAACTTGGCCTTAAATTCCAAGCAGACGAAACCGAAAAAAGCGACTTACAACCATTTGTTGGTCAAAGTTGGTGTGTGACAGGAAGTTTCGAAAACTTCCAACCTCGAGATGTAGCAATGGATCTCATCACAAAACACGGCGGCAAAAAAGTATCTGGAGTCTCTTCCAAAACCACTCACCTTCTCTACGGCCCTGGTGCCGGCTCCAAACTTGAAAAAGCAACCGAACTCGGCGTGACTTTAGTATCAGAATCGGATTTTTTAAAATTATTGAAAAAAGAAGGGATCACCTGGCCTTAA